The following are from one region of the Coregonus clupeaformis isolate EN_2021a unplaced genomic scaffold, ASM2061545v1 scaf1904, whole genome shotgun sequence genome:
- the LOC121563716 gene encoding CD209 antigen-like: protein MSDAIYAEPDMTKKVKFDRGEMEERIVDIYVSADTLRDGETSTKREETADTAPNNGPGDKFSEPDSSGKRPFLVAAVCLGLLCVLLAGIIGLSVHYNRAIKDSEDKRNNLFQLQTSYNNLTAERDQLQTRYNTLTKERDQLQTSYNNLTEEKGHIQAKLFVIEQLCQRGWRYFDSSLYFLSTEKKTWEESRQDCLERGADLVIIKSTEEQTFLFNLQLRAWIGLTDSVSEGTWKWVDGTSLTTGYWGAGQPDNRGQEDCVEIYYGQDDAVKTWNDDNCGKNQNWICEKVV, encoded by the exons ATGTCTGACGCCATCTATGCTGAGCCAGATATGACCAAGAAGGTCAAGTTTGACagaggtgagatggaggagaggattgtggatatctacgtcagtgcagacaccctgagagacggtgagaccagcaccaagagagaagagacagcagaCACTGCTCCTAATAATGGACCAGGAGACAAGttctcag AGCCTGATAGCTCAGGGAAGAGACCCTTCCTagttgctgcagtgtgtctggggctgctgtgtgttctactggctgggatcataggcctGTCTGTCCACT ATAACAGAGCCATCAAAGATTCTGAGGATAAAAGGAACAATTTGTTccagttacagaccagttacaacaacctgactgctgagagagaccagttacagaccagatacaacaccctgactaaagagagagaccagctacagaccagttacaacaacctgactgaagAGAAAGGCCATATTCAGGCAAAGCTTTTTGTGATAG AGCAGCTTTGTCAGCGGGGATGGAGATACTTTGACTCCAGTTTGTACTTCCTCTCTACTGAAAAGAAAACCTGggaggagagcagacaggacTGTCTGGAAagaggagcagacctggtgatcataaaGAGCACTGAGGaacag acatttctcttcaACCTCCAACTGAGAGcctggattggtctgactgatTCTGTTTCTGAGGGGACCTGGAAGTGGGTGGACGGCACATCACTGACCACAGG GTACTGGGGGGCAGGACAGCCTGATAATAGAGGCCAAGAGGACTGTGTTGAGATATACTATGGACAAGATGACGCTGTAAAGACATGGAATGATGACAATTGTGGCAAAAATCAGAACTGGATCTGTGAGAAAGTGGTGTAA